The following coding sequences lie in one Candidatus Nitrospira allomarina genomic window:
- a CDS encoding pyridoxal phosphate-dependent aminotransferase yields the protein MPLFGETNTPMTFNPPSRLGRIGPSQIRENMRIAMEHEAINLAQGRPDFPTAPVVKQAAIDAITNDHNQYSVTWGLAELREAIARHVHERHGLKFDPETEITITCGVTEAIVAAMLALVEIGDEVIIIEPAHENYVPAVYFASGTPRFVTLRPPDYAVPLDELRSAINPRTRAILLNTPHNPSGHVFTREELNAILALADQHGIYVVTDEIYDHLYYEPYRHIAPATLAPDWKGLVITGGLSKIYAATGWRLGYVLASKDVTTAIRTVHDYLTICAPTPFQYAAVTALALPETYYIDLRARFLRRRDLTMQILTDSGFEPYVPQGAYYLLAGYGPWEHQGDSQSFATRLITEAKVAVVPGSAFYYQATDLGQHLVRFAFAKTSQVLKQAGENLAKAFHNR from the coding sequence ATGCCACTGTTTGGTGAGACGAATACACCCATGACCTTCAACCCTCCCTCCAGACTTGGTCGGATCGGGCCATCGCAGATTCGCGAAAATATGCGTATTGCCATGGAGCATGAGGCGATTAACCTGGCTCAAGGCCGTCCTGACTTTCCCACTGCACCTGTGGTGAAGCAAGCCGCAATCGATGCCATTACCAATGATCACAACCAATATTCCGTGACCTGGGGATTGGCAGAGTTACGGGAAGCCATTGCCAGGCATGTGCACGAACGCCACGGTCTCAAATTTGACCCCGAGACAGAGATCACCATTACCTGTGGTGTGACGGAAGCGATCGTGGCGGCCATGCTGGCGTTAGTCGAGATTGGTGATGAAGTCATCATCATCGAACCCGCACATGAAAACTATGTTCCGGCTGTGTATTTTGCAAGCGGGACGCCACGTTTTGTCACGCTCCGCCCACCTGATTACGCGGTACCTCTGGATGAACTGCGATCTGCCATCAACCCTCGCACCAGGGCCATTCTTCTGAATACTCCCCATAACCCCTCCGGCCATGTGTTCACGCGGGAGGAACTGAACGCCATCCTTGCTCTGGCTGACCAGCATGGGATCTATGTGGTAACGGATGAAATTTATGATCATCTGTACTACGAACCCTATCGGCATATTGCCCCGGCAACGCTGGCGCCCGACTGGAAAGGCCTGGTCATTACCGGAGGCCTGTCAAAAATCTACGCGGCAACCGGATGGCGTCTTGGTTATGTCCTGGCTTCAAAGGATGTGACGACGGCAATCCGCACGGTACATGATTACCTCACGATCTGTGCCCCCACGCCCTTTCAATACGCGGCGGTCACAGCGTTGGCCTTACCCGAGACATACTATATCGACCTGCGAGCGAGATTCCTTCGGCGGCGGGACCTCACCATGCAGATACTGACCGACAGTGGGTTTGAGCCCTATGTACCTCAAGGGGCCTATTACCTTTTAGCCGGCTATGGGCCTTGGGAACATCAGGGTGATTCCCAATCGTTTGCCACCCGGTTGATCACCGAAGCGAAGGTGGCAGTGGTTCCAGGCAGCGCGTTTTATTACCAGGCGACGGATCTGGGACAACACCTCGTCCGTTTTGCCTTTGCTAAAACGAGCCAGGTTCTTAAGCAAGCCGGTGAGAATCTCGCAAAGGCGTTTCACAATCGTTGA
- a CDS encoding carboxypeptidase M32 yields MTISVWDELSQQIAELDTLAGIGGLLGWDQQVSMPSGSAAGRAQQSELIGRLYHEQATSPRLGELIEAVAALPDSTPEQQAAVRNMRRTYRRATCVPSKLASGIAKASASGVAAWGKAKKEKNYRLFAESLQTNVDLALERAQAIDSNRHPYDVLLEDYDPGTTVEDLRHMFGALQQGLTDIRRQALDKKGSVAFNDYFDKATQLAMHQDVVKAVGYDTTRGALHEAEHPFSCRVGSGDVRIATHVHEEDLLSGLSATMHELGHALYEQGIPEGPGGSAVYAATSTGMHESQSRLWENMVGRSRGFYRWLQPLFARHFPDKDFDPELVFLSSNRVTSGSIRIFAEEVSYNLHIILRFEMEVALLERRITVEDVPTEWARLSEQFLGVRPKDDAEGVLQDAHWAGGAFGYFPSYTLGNLYAASLFAVLREHFPDLEQRIEEGDFATILNFLREQIHCHGHLHETPDLLRKAVGTRDHVKDLLSYLRERYVNP; encoded by the coding sequence ATGACCATATCCGTATGGGATGAACTGTCTCAGCAGATTGCCGAATTGGATACCCTGGCAGGCATTGGCGGGCTACTGGGTTGGGATCAGCAGGTATCTATGCCCTCAGGGTCAGCGGCGGGGCGTGCCCAACAGAGTGAGCTGATTGGACGGTTGTATCATGAACAAGCCACATCACCTCGACTGGGTGAACTCATCGAGGCGGTGGCCGCCCTACCTGATTCGACTCCTGAGCAACAAGCCGCGGTTCGCAATATGCGCCGAACCTACCGCCGGGCGACTTGTGTGCCGTCGAAACTCGCCAGCGGGATCGCGAAGGCCAGCGCCAGTGGTGTCGCTGCTTGGGGAAAAGCGAAAAAAGAAAAAAATTATCGTCTATTTGCAGAGAGCCTCCAGACGAATGTGGATTTGGCACTCGAGCGGGCACAAGCCATTGACTCCAACCGGCATCCCTATGACGTCTTACTTGAAGACTATGATCCCGGGACGACCGTCGAGGATTTACGCCACATGTTTGGCGCGCTGCAACAAGGTTTGACTGATATCCGGCGCCAGGCTCTGGACAAAAAAGGATCGGTTGCCTTCAACGATTATTTCGATAAGGCTACACAATTGGCGATGCACCAGGATGTCGTTAAGGCGGTGGGATACGATACGACACGGGGAGCATTGCACGAGGCGGAGCATCCATTTTCATGCCGGGTGGGCAGCGGGGATGTGCGTATCGCCACACATGTCCACGAAGAGGATCTGCTCAGCGGGTTGTCGGCCACCATGCATGAACTCGGGCATGCGCTGTACGAGCAGGGTATCCCGGAGGGACCTGGTGGATCAGCCGTGTATGCGGCCACGTCAACCGGGATGCATGAATCACAATCCCGCCTGTGGGAAAATATGGTTGGACGATCCCGTGGGTTCTATCGGTGGCTACAGCCATTGTTCGCCCGACATTTTCCTGACAAAGACTTTGATCCGGAATTGGTCTTCCTCTCTTCCAACCGCGTGACGTCGGGAAGCATTCGGATTTTTGCGGAGGAAGTTTCCTACAACCTGCATATCATTTTGCGGTTTGAAATGGAGGTCGCTCTGTTGGAGCGACGCATCACGGTTGAGGATGTTCCAACCGAATGGGCTCGATTGAGTGAGCAATTCCTGGGAGTGCGACCAAAGGATGACGCAGAAGGTGTGTTGCAGGATGCCCACTGGGCAGGTGGGGCCTTTGGATATTTCCCGAGTTATACTCTGGGAAATCTCTATGCGGCCTCGCTCTTTGCCGTCTTACGCGAACACTTCCCGGATCTGGAGCAACGCATAGAAGAGGGAGATTTTGCGACCATTCTGAATTTCTTGCGGGAACAGATCCATTGCCATGGCCACCTGCATGAGACGCCCGACCTTTTACGAAAGGCCGTGGGAACCCGTGACCATGTTAAAGATTTGTTGAGCTATCTCCGTGAGCGGTATGTCAATCCTTGA
- the yihA gene encoding ribosome biogenesis GTP-binding protein YihA/YsxC, with protein sequence MGAFKIFSAEFKASCGTVEQFLKPALPEVAIVGRSNVGKSSAINCLVNQKGLAKVGKTPGKTQTINFFEIATNGPRFMLVDLPGYGFAKVPERIRELWGPLIEEYLRTRKNLQGVVVLVDSRRVQESDRAMVEWLMRLKIPVMVVATKADKVTRGHRQTALRELREGLGMEEDPLFLSAYTGEGKQMLLDQLREVLTLDAPLP encoded by the coding sequence TTGGGAGCGTTTAAAATATTTTCTGCTGAATTCAAGGCGAGTTGCGGGACGGTTGAGCAATTTCTGAAACCGGCGCTTCCGGAAGTGGCCATCGTCGGCCGTTCTAATGTCGGGAAATCCTCGGCCATTAATTGTTTGGTGAATCAGAAAGGGTTGGCCAAGGTCGGTAAGACCCCTGGAAAAACACAAACCATTAATTTTTTTGAGATTGCCACGAACGGCCCACGTTTTATGCTGGTCGATCTTCCCGGATACGGATTTGCCAAAGTGCCTGAACGGATTCGAGAGCTCTGGGGTCCCCTGATTGAAGAATATTTGCGGACACGCAAAAATTTACAGGGTGTGGTGGTGCTGGTGGATTCCCGGCGGGTACAGGAATCAGATCGGGCGATGGTCGAGTGGCTCATGCGGCTGAAGATTCCCGTGATGGTGGTGGCCACCAAGGCGGATAAGGTCACAAGGGGTCACCGCCAGACCGCGCTCAGGGAATTGCGTGAGGGTTTGGGTATGGAGGAGGACCCGCTTTTCCTGTCGGCCTACACCGGGGAAGGCAAGCAAATGCTGCTTGACCAGTTGCGGGAGGTGCTGACTCTGGACGCTCCCCTTCCCTAA
- a CDS encoding DUF262 domain-containing protein, with the protein MKTSASNRRLRVILTALTDGTLDPRPEFQRRLVWSNRDKVQFIETVLQGYPFPEIYIAAGTVDPDTGKGQEMLVDGQQRMTSLHQYFQGSADLQLGSIIPPYKALDKSKKIDFLEYEVVVRDLGKLEIDEIKTIFEKINSTSYGLNAMEVRNARYAGSFKDFCETLATNPFFEKYRVFSASEVRRMQDIRYCLVLVATLLSTYFNRDNDIEIFLTKYSEEFPRADEISDLINSNLSMIESLGFPNDSRVFKKADLFTLIIELSKLPDSVKTKLNPAKIAKALGDFFSTVDAGPESPNYKGDVASYHKAALQATNDRGNRITRGEIISELLIKTVQ; encoded by the coding sequence GTGAAAACCTCAGCTAGCAATCGTAGACTACGAGTAATTCTTACGGCTTTAACAGATGGCACATTAGACCCACGCCCTGAATTTCAGCGACGATTGGTTTGGTCGAATAGAGATAAGGTTCAATTTATAGAGACCGTTCTTCAAGGATATCCGTTTCCTGAGATTTACATTGCTGCTGGCACAGTTGATCCAGACACAGGAAAAGGACAGGAGATGTTAGTAGACGGCCAACAAAGAATGACCAGTCTTCATCAATATTTCCAAGGATCAGCGGACCTCCAACTTGGAAGCATTATTCCGCCCTACAAAGCCCTTGATAAAAGCAAAAAAATTGATTTCCTGGAATACGAAGTCGTTGTACGTGACCTTGGCAAACTAGAAATAGATGAGATTAAGACTATTTTTGAAAAAATAAATTCCACCAGCTATGGATTAAATGCCATGGAAGTACGTAATGCCCGTTACGCTGGATCATTTAAAGACTTTTGCGAAACATTGGCGACAAATCCATTTTTTGAAAAATACCGTGTTTTTTCGGCATCAGAAGTAAGAAGAATGCAAGATATTCGTTATTGCTTAGTGCTGGTGGCAACGTTATTAAGCACCTATTTCAATAGAGATAATGACATTGAAATATTTCTAACTAAATATAGCGAAGAGTTCCCAAGGGCTGATGAAATATCAGATCTAATTAACTCCAATCTCTCGATGATCGAATCTTTGGGATTTCCTAATGACTCTCGGGTTTTCAAAAAAGCTGATTTATTCACCCTAATCATTGAATTAAGCAAACTTCCAGACTCTGTTAAAACGAAGCTCAATCCAGCGAAAATTGCAAAAGCTTTGGGAGACTTTTTTTCTACCGTTGATGCAGGACCTGAAAGCCCAAATTATAAAGGGGATGTGGCTTCTTATCATAAAGCAGCCTTGCAGGCTACCAATGATCGTGGAAATCGGATAACTAGAGGAGAAATAATTTCAGAATTGCTCATTAAAACAGTTCAATAG